The DNA sequence CACGGGGATCCGTCTGTGTTGCTGGTCTCGGCGCTGATCATGGCGACTATGATATTGTTCACCTACAGATTGAAAACGATTCACCGAACCTATTCTTTCTTATGGGCCATTGTCCTGGGCGCCGCACTCATGATGGCGATTGGAAAGTTCTCTCTGCCGGATACGGCTTCCCAGACCTGGTTCCGTTTTCCCCGACCGTTCTGGGGCCCGAAACCTGAACTCGATGCCGTAAGTATTGCCACGTTTATGATCGCTTATCTTGCGGTGGTGGCGAACGAGGTGGGCAGCATTTACAGTATCGCTGAAGTGGTGGGCAACGAAAATCTTGAGAGCAAGTTGCATCGAGGTATCGGATTCACCGGATTGGGAGGGGCTGTTTCCGGAGTGGTTCCAACCTTGGGCACGGTGAGTTATGCTCTCAGTCCCGGGGTCGTGTTCGCAACCCGAGTCGGTAGTCGATTTGCGCTGACCGCATGCGGGGGGATCGTCCTGGTGGCGGCTTTGTGCGAAAAGCTTAACGCGTTCCTGGCGGCCATTCCCCTTCCCGTGGTCGGGGCGGCTTTGATGGTGGCCATGGGGTCGCAATTGATGGTGGGCATGTCTATCGTATTTCGAAAAAAGGGCGAGCTATCATCACGCGATTACTATGTAGCAGGAGTCCCACTGATTCTGGGGACCGCGGCGTCCATTTTGCCTCAGCCGTTTCTTGACTTGCTTCCGCTTTGGTTGCGAGTGATGGTCGGCAACGGAATGGTGGTAGGGATTGTTTCCGTGTTGCTGTTGGAGCATGTGCTGCTGCGAAATGGGAAGGAACACCGGCGGACGGAGGGGGAAATCCCCGTCAAAACCGGTACGGCGGGTAATAAAACGGATAAAGATCAAAATAGTAAGGTATGAAAGGTCCTTCGTAGTACCGCTCCCTGAGCCGAGTGTAGTCCGGGTGCAGAACGATCTGTTCCCCGCTTATGAGAGGAACCACTAGCGTCCGGGTTCCCACCTCCACTTGCCGGCTCCCCAGAACGCTCCCCGCCGCTGTCACAAGCCGATCCTTTGCGTAGATCTCCGGATCCAGGTACCTGTCGCTCCGGACAATGAATCGACCGCGAGACTGATCCCGGTCGCCGGGCAGGTCGGAAATATCGAGCGGAGTCTGAAGGACATGTATATAAGAATGCGTGGCCGTGATTTCGGTCTCGATAATATATCCGCCCAAGATGACCGTCCTACCGATATAACGATCGGGTTCGCTTTTCAGTGCCTCGAAATCGACCCTGGGCTCGGCTTCCTGCCGATACTCCCTGGACACCGAGGAGCAAGCCGCAATCAACAGAAGCACGAAAAGCAGTCCGCAACGGGTCACACCGGAAGGCATGACGTCTCCTAAAATTGGGTGCCAAAGCCGAAACCGAAGTGGAACATGGGTGTTGCATCCTGTTTCGGTTCCCAGACTTTTACCTCTTTCGGCTCGATCACCGGGTAGATATACTCGCGTTCCCCGATGTTGGACACCTCCCCGTCCATCAGGGTCCCCACAACGCTGACCATCAGGTCTTTGTTGAATACCGCCGGGTCTAAGAGTTCCGGCGACCGGACGATAAACCGGCCGAGGTAGTCGTCGGAAGAGAGAGGCCTGTCATCCAAGTCCAGCGGCTGTTGCAGAACATAAACATCCGTACGCTCCTTGAGAACCCGGGTTTCGATGATTCGACCGCCCCACAACACTACTCTTCCCATGAATTCTTTTGGCGATTGTTGTACGTCCAAAGCCGTACCGTCATAGTCCACCAGAGACTTCGCATCCCTGCTCAAGCCGTGGGCGCAAGCCACTGCGCCCGCCAAAAGAAACACACACAAGACCGTTTTCCACTGTGCGCCCGAGTGGTTCACCCTGGTCTCATACACGCAAAGATCCGCTGTTTTCATATAATTGGGGTGAGGGTACGTCGTATGTCGATACGGTTCCGGAGTTACAGACCCAGATCGTCGGAGATCCCGTTCATCGCTTGCACGCTTAACTGCGCGAACTCGT is a window from the Deltaproteobacteria bacterium genome containing:
- a CDS encoding Slp family lipoprotein, which encodes MYETRVNHSGAQWKTVLCVFLLAGAVACAHGLSRDAKSLVDYDGTALDVQQSPKEFMGRVVLWGGRIIETRVLKERTDVYVLQQPLDLDDRPLSSDDYLGRFIVRSPELLDPAVFNKDLMVSVVGTLMDGEVSNIGEREYIYPVIEPKEVKVWEPKQDATPMFHFGFGFGTQF
- a CDS encoding Slp family lipoprotein, translating into MPSGVTRCGLLFVLLLIAACSSVSREYRQEAEPRVDFEALKSEPDRYIGRTVILGGYIIETEITATHSYIHVLQTPLDISDLPGDRDQSRGRFIVRSDRYLDPEIYAKDRLVTAAGSVLGSRQVEVGTRTLVVPLISGEQIVLHPDYTRLRERYYEGPFIPYYFDLYPFYYPPYRF
- a CDS encoding purine/pyrimidine permease, encoding MAENRKMAFHDCSQLDTAKRPSGKYELLFGLEDRPPLLKMLLYGAQWALLFLPMITVSAGVVSSYLGFGPAEETAFLGRILLISGGIMVLQTLFGHRLPLLDGPSSVIMLVLIALAPLGLASISGGFICGGILTALLGFLGLFRYIKNLFTDLVVGVITSLIALSLIPFMLPLILGRSSGHPHGDPSVLLVSALIMATMILFTYRLKTIHRTYSFLWAIVLGAALMMAIGKFSLPDTASQTWFRFPRPFWGPKPELDAVSIATFMIAYLAVVANEVGSIYSIAEVVGNENLESKLHRGIGFTGLGGAVSGVVPTLGTVSYALSPGVVFATRVGSRFALTACGGIVLVAALCEKLNAFLAAIPLPVVGAALMVAMGSQLMVGMSIVFRKKGELSSRDYYVAGVPLILGTAASILPQPFLDLLPLWLRVMVGNGMVVGIVSVLLLEHVLLRNGKEHRRTEGEIPVKTGTAGNKTDKDQNSKV